Part of the Trypanosoma brucei brucei TREU927 chromosome 2, complete sequence genome, AttatttgctgtttttgttgttgttttgtttgtagaaaagtagaagaagagcacaaaaggaagagaagcaacagcagataaaaaaagaaaaataaagaagagagaaaaggagaaggagaaggaaaaatgtCGTCAAAAATGATGTCACCGCCCGAAACATTAATGGTAGCAAATAGTGACCGTGTCAAGATGGTTGACATGCATCCGAAAGAaccactttttctttgctcgcTGTACTCCGGCATCATTAACTTGTGGAACTTTGAGACCCAAGCGCTGCTCAAATCATTTGATACGGGCACGGGACTTCCCGTTCGTTGTGTTCGGTTTATACCCCGATTGCAATCGTTTGCCTGCGGTACGGATGATATGCAAGTCCGTGTATTTAACTATAACACAATGGAGAGGACACGAACCTTTCAGGCTCATGACGATTACATTCGTGGAATTGTTGCACATGAGACTCTTCCGATTTTACTGACATGTTCGGATGACATGACAATTAGACAATGGGATTGGAGTCGTGATTGGGCACTTGTAGAGACTTATGAGGGGCATCAACACTACGTTATGGGTATTGCAATGAACCCAAAGGACCCTTCCACATTTGCCACTGCTTCATTGGATTGCACAGTAAAGGTATGGAGTTTGAATAGTCCCGTGTCAAACTTCCAGCTCGAGGGACATGAAGATGGTGTGAATTGTGTGGATTATTATCCGGGAGGTGACAAGCCATATTTATTGAGTGGAGCGGATGATCGTACTGTGCGACTCTGGGACTATCAAACCAAAGCTTGCCTGCAAGTTTTCTCGCATCATACGGCAAATGTCACCGCTGTTCTGTTTCACCCCAGCCAACCGCTATTGTTTACACTTGCAGAGGACATGGAAATGAAGGTGATCACCACCGACACGCACCGTTTAGTACTTAATCTCGATCATTCTCGTATGAATCGTGGTTGGTCCATGACAACGAAGAAACACGCGAGTGCTCTGGTGGTTGGTTATGATGGTGGTACTGTTGTATACAAAGTGGGTGATGACAGGCCCGTTTTTACGATGGATTCCAATGGAAAGATCCTATTGGTGGTTGGTAATGATGTAAGACGTGTAGATGCAAAGGGCATTCCAGCGGATGTGACTGACGGTGACGTGTTGGCACTTCCTTCGAAGGAAATGGGAACGTTGGAGTCGCGTCCAACCGCTATTGTGTATGGACCCAGTGGGCAGTTCGTAGCAGCGCTTGGGGAAAGTGACTTCACTATACTTTCATCGCTTTCCATGCGGTCAAAAGCATTCGGTAAATGCATGTCGTTCGTTTGGGGTCCGGACAACGGTTCGTATGCTGTGATGTTGTCGCCTAGGGAGGTACGTATTTGCAAAAATTTCAAAGATCGTGGGGCCATATCTCTTGTAGACAGTGCTGAGAGGTTGTTTGCTGGACCGCTGCTTGGTGTTTGCACGGCATCCAGCCTAGCGTTTTATGATTGGGCGACGTTAAGTTTTATACGGCAAATTGATGAGAGCCCCAAGGCGGTGCAGTGGACTGAAAACGGTGAGTTTGTTGCGATAGTCACCGACTCAGCCTTCTTTACATTGCGGTTCAATAGTGACGATGTGGTGGATTATTTTGATGCGCATGACACCACACCGGAGGAGGGGCTTGATTTTGCTTTTGAAGTTGTGGAGGAGGTTATGGAGAGCGCGAAGGAAGTGTTATGGGTAAGTAACTGTGTTGTGTTCATCAACCAAGCGCATCGACTTTGTTATTACGTTGCGGGAGAAATCAACAGCATTGCGGTGGTGTCCCGTGATCAATACCTCCTTGGGTACTTGCCCAAGGAGAACAGGGTTCTT contains:
- a CDS encoding beta prime COP protein (identical to GP:6469308: beta prime COP protein {Trypanosoma brucei}) translates to MMSPPETLMVANSDRVKMVDMHPKEPLFLCSLYSGIINLWNFETQALLKSFDTGTGLPVRCVRFIPRLQSFACGTDDMQVRVFNYNTMERTRTFQAHDDYIRGIVAHETLPILLTCSDDMTIRQWDWSRDWALVETYEGHQHYVMGIAMNPKDPSTFATASLDCTVKVWSLNSPVSNFQLEGHEDGVNCVDYYPGGDKPYLLSGADDRTVRLWDYQTKACLQVFSHHTANVTAVLFHPSQPLLFTLAEDMEMKVITTDTHRLVLNLDHSRMNRGWSMTTKKHASALVVGYDGGTVVYKVGDDRPVFTMDSNGKILLVVGNDVRRVDAKGIPADVTDGDVLALPSKEMGTLESRPTAIVYGPSGQFVAALGESDFTILSSLSMRSKAFGKCMSFVWGPDNGSYAVMLSPREVRICKNFKDRGAISLVDSAERLFAGPLLGVCTASSLAFYDWATLSFIRQIDESPKAVQWTENGEFVAIVTDSAFFTLRFNSDDVVDYFDAHDTTPEEGLDFAFEVVEEVMESAKEVLWVSNCVVFINQAHRLCYYVAGEINSIAVVSRDQYLLGYLPKENRVLCIDKDLNITSYLIPLGIIECMTAVARGDLVAVQALVPPLGAREKLLVARFLQSRKYLELALEVTSEDDHRFELALQLGRLTMAEEIAKQSGSVGHWKQLADVALTKGAFQLAKEALCKCGDSNGLLLLYSCVGDMEAISKLGDTCVANGRLNIAFTCFHLTRRYADNVDLLCRTGKLAEAAFYARTHCHGKVDEVVEKWKLGLVRLPRVSEAIANPTAYPNLFPNMRMNAPAAAVVEGSTIKFENDLAATKNGSAVLSASGVGVGVGVGGDDDEWGEQ